In the Azospirillum humicireducens genome, CAGATGCAGCACAGCCTCGGCGGCGGGCAGGGCGGGCAGGTCGTGCCAACGCCCGGTCTCCATGTCATGCAGGCGTACCGGCCCGCTGCGGTCGGCCCCATGCCCCTTCAGCACACGGTCGAACCAGGCAAGCTGCAGCGTGTCGAGCGTCGGCGCCTCTCCCGGTGCCGCGGCGGGACCATCGGCACCCCAGGGGCCGACCACCAGCCGCACCGGCGCCCTGCCCCGAGCGACAAGCCGGTCGGCCGCAATCAGGTCGTGGGCATCCAGCGTCCCGGACAACCTTGGATCGTACCAACCGCCGAGTTGCAGCACGGCGACATCGGCCGGCATGTCCGCCAGCATCGATTTCGGCGACAGGGCGTTCCAGGCCGGGCCGGGCAGCGGGTTGGTCAGCCAGTCATCGTAATGGGAATAGCGGGCATAGTCGCGCAGGGCCTGCGGCCGCGACGGGATCTCGTCGTCGATGGGCAGGCTGCGCGCCGCATCGGACAGGATGCGGTGGCCGGTTCCGTCCTCCACCCGGCGCGCCGCCTCGGCCGCGGCCCGCAGAGCCCAGCCCATGGCGTCGGCCAGCCGGAAGGCGCCGCCCTCATAGGCCCAGTCGGAAAAGACGTCCCAGCCGGCGAAGGCCGGCGCCACCGCGCGCAGGGCCGACGGCCGCTCCGCCAGCGCCAGCCACTGCGCCATCCCGGCATAGCCGCAACCATACATCGCCACCACGCCGGAAGACCCCGGCAGCGAGGCCGCCCAGGCGACGGCGTCGGCCCCATCCTCCCGCTCCGCCTCGAAGGGGCGGAAGCGGCCGTCCGACGTGCCGCAGCCGCGCGCGTCCTGCACCACCACCACATAGCCGCGCGCCGCGTACCAGCGCGGATGGGCGTAATGGCTGGTCAGCGCGGTGCGCCGGCCGCAGGCGACGCGCAGCAGCAGAACCGGCCATGTGCCGGCCGCGTCCGGCCGGTAGAGATCCGCATCCAGCCGCACGCCGTCCCGTGTCCGCATCGACACGGTCTCCGGCGGCCGGACCGGCAGCAGGTCATGTGACTGAAGGATCACCGGGGCCAGATGGGTCATGGCTGCTCGGGCTCGCTCGATGACGGACAACGAATAATGTGTCGTCGTGGCAAAGCCTGTGCCAGAGGGTCCGGGGCACCTCCCGCCGATTTTCAGTCGAAGATCCGCCCGCTCCGGATTCCCCTCTTCCCTTGCAGGAGAGGGGGAATCGCCTGCATGACCGTTGCCTTCCCCGGAGCGATCAGGTTTCGCCCATGCTCCACGCCTCTGCCTATTTTCCGGGCAATCTGCCCGATCAGGCGGCAATCAGCTCGAAGCGGTCGACGTCGACCATGCCGCGGTCGGTGATCTTCAGATGCGGGATCACCGGCAGCGGCAGGAAGGCCAGTTGCAGGAAGGGTTCGGCCAGCGGGCAGCCCATGGCGCGGACGGCGGCGCGCAGGGACCGCAGCTTCGCCTCCACCGTCTCGAACGGCTCCAGGCTCATCAGCCCGGCCAGCGGCAGGGCCAGTTCGCCCACCACCTTGCCCTCGCGCACGGCGACGAAGCCGCCCTGCAGTTCGATCAGCCGGTTGACCGCGATCCGCATGTCGGCGTCGCTGGCCCCGACCACGCAGATGTTGTGGCTGTCATGGCCGACCGACGAGGCCAGCGCGCCCTCCGGGAAGCCGAAACCCTGGACGAAGCCGCGGCCGATGTTGCGGTTGCTGCCATGGCGGGCGAGGACACAGATCTTCAGGAGGTCTCGCGACGGATCGGCCACCATCCGGCCGCCCACCGCCGGCACCTCGATCCGGCGATGTTCGGTCAGGATCTTCCCCGGCTCCAGCCCGATCACCGACTGGACAGACCCGCCGGCCGGCACGGCGAAATCCTCCTCCGCCACCGGCTCAAGCTTCACCGAGTCCAGCCCGACCGGCGTCACCGCCGGCCGGCCGCCGAAGCTGTGCGGACCGACGAGGCGACCATTGCGGATGACCCGGTTGACCGCACACTCCTCCAGATCGTCGAGCAGGACGAGGTCGGCGCGATGACCCGGCGCCACCAGCCCGCGGTCATACAGGCGGAAGCCGCGGGCGGCCGACCAGGTGGCGGCGCGGTAGACATGGGCGACCGGGGCACCCAGGCGGATGGCGCTGCGGATCAGGTGATCCATGTGCCCCTCCTCCGCGATGTCCAGCGGGTTGCGGTCGTCGGTGCAGAAGCCCAGGAAGGGCGAGGTCTCGGGACCGATGACTTCGGCCAGGGCATGGACGTCCTTCGACACCGACCCGTCGCGGATCAGCACCTGCATGCCCTTGCGCAGCTTCTCCATCGCTTCCGCAGCGCTGGTGGTCTCATGGCAGTTGCGGATGCCGCAGGACAGATAGGCGTTCAGTTCCTTCCCCGACACCAGCGGGGCGTGGCCGTCGATGTGGCGGCCGTCGAAGGCGGCCAGCTTGTCCAGCACCCCGTCCACCTTGTGGAAGACGCCGGGGAAGTTCATGAACTCCGCCAGCCCCAGCACGCGGGGATGGTCCATGTGGCGGATCAGGTCCGGCGCCTCCAGCCGCGCCCCGGATGTCTCCAGCTCCGTCGCCGGCACGCAGGAGGACAACTGCACGAACAGGTCGAGCACCGTCCCGCCGGCACTGTCCAGGAAATAGCGCAAGCCTTGCTCGCCCAGCACGTTGCAGATCTCGTGCGGATCGCAGATGGCGGTGGTGGTGCCGCGCGGCAGGACGCACCGGTCGAATTCCTGCGGGGTGACGCAGGTGGATTCACAATGGAGGTGGGTGTCGATGAAGCCGGGAACCACGGTCAGCCCGCGCCCGTCGATCTCCTCGACCCCATCGTAGGACTCGTAGGTGCCGACGATGACCTCGCCGCAGACGGCGATGTCGCCTTCGGCGATCTCGCCGGTCACGACATTGAGAAAGCGCGTGTTCTTGATGACCAGATCGGCCTTCGCCTCGCCCAGCGCCTGCCCGATGCGCGTCTTCAGATCGTCCCGGCTGATTGCCATAACCCACCCCGACTGTCGTCCATTCAAGCAGGCAAAGTGGCTTGCACCGCCTTGCGGTGCAAGCGGGCATCGTCCCCGATCCCGCCTGCCGGCTGCCGAAAGGGAGAACGGGCCTGTTCCAGCGCCAGGGCGGCGAGGATTCTCGCATTGTGCAGGGCCAACCCTTCCGCCACCGTGCGATGCATGTTGGTGTGCCGGAACCAATGGCAGGCATGGGTCAGCTTCGGCCGGAAGCCGCGTGCCAGCTTGTGCGGTCCACCCCGGCCGCCATCCACCGCATCCAGGCCGAGGGCGATCGCCCGCTCGACGGTCCGGCAATAGCAGGTCTCGAAATGGACCAGCCTCGCCTCCTTCCGCGCCCCCCAATTGCGAACATAAAGACGGCCATCCCCCTCGACAGTCAGCAGCGTACCGACCGCGACACCCCCGGCTTCGGCAAAGGTCAGCGTCACGGCATCTCCCAACGCGGCGCAGAGCCGATGGACGAAGTCGGCGGTCAAGGGCTGGCTCGTCCCCCGGCGGGCATGCAGATCGTCGAAAAGCCCAAGGAAAAGCACGACATCGCTCTCGCCCACCCTGCTCCCCGGCACGTCGCGGAAACGAACCCCGCTCGCCAGCACCTTCCGGCGCTCCCACAACAGGGTGTCGCGTCGGTGCTTCGTCAGGCTGGCGGCAAAGTCGCCGAAATTCCGGTATCCGGCGTTCCTCCATTCATAGTCCACCGCATGCCGGGTCAGCCAGCCAGCCGCCTCGAAACGGCAACGATCGGTCTCATCCGGAAAACTCACATGAATGGAGGACAAGCCGTCACGATGGGCAAGCGTCCGCATCGCACCGATCAACGCATCCGCAGTGCCCGGCGGCGCCCCCTGCCGCAGCAGCAGCCGGGGGCCGGCGACCGGCGCATAGGGAACCGCCGACACCAGCTTCGGGAAATAGCGGCCGCCGGCAGCCTGATAGCCGTCGACCCAGACCTGATCCGGCCAATGCTCGTCCGTGGAACGGTCGCGCAGATAGAGCGGAGCCGTACCGACCACCCGTCCGGACGCCTCCCGCACCATCAGATGAACGGGATACCAGCCCGCCGCCGGCCCGGCCAGCCCGCTGTCCTCCGTCGCTTTCAAACAGGCATGGCTCAGAAACGGCCCATGGCCTGCAGCGCAGGCATCCCAGTCCAGCCGGTCGATGCCGGAAATCCCCTGGACCACCGCGACCGCCGGCGGAGCGGAAGTCGGCAACCCGACCGCCGGCACGTCGCCGTCCGTGAACCGGTTTCCGCTCCCCGCGTTATTCGCCGTCATAGCGCGGCGCCACCGGCAGGCGCACGCTGACCGTCGTGCCCTCGCCTTCGCGGCTGCGGATGTCGAGCGTGCCGTTCAGCAGATCGACGAAGGAGCGGACCAGCGGCAGGCCCAATCCCGTCCCGCCGGACCGGCGGGACAGCTGGCTGTCGACCTGTCCGAAGGGCTGAAGCGCCACGGCGATGCCCTCGGCATTCATGCCGATGCCGGTGTCGGCGATCTCGATCAGGATGCGCCCGGCGTCCGGGCGGACGCGCAGCGCGATGCGACCGCCGGCAGGGGTGAACTTGACGGCGTTGGACAGCAGATTCAGCAGGATTTGCTTCACCCGCACCGGATCGCCCAGCAGATGCGGGGTATCGGGGGCGATGTCCTGCGTCAGCACAAGGCCGCTTTCCTCCGCCCGTTCGGCGATCAGCAGCAGCGAGCTTTCCACCGCGTCGCGCACGTCCATCGGCTGCGGGTGCATCTCCAGCTTGCCCGCCTCGATCTTGGCGACGTCCAGGATGTCGCTGATGACGGCCAGCAGATGCTGCCCCGACTTGCCGATCACCTTGGCATAGTCGAGGTATTTCGGGTGGCCGAGCGGACCGACGATCTCGCTTTCCATCATCGAGGAAAAACCGATGATGGCGTTCAGCGGAGTGCGCAACTCATGGCTCATGTTGGCCAGGAACTCGCTCTTGGCCCGGTTCGCCAGTTCGGCCTGCTCCTTGGCCTGGATCAGCGCCTGCTCGGCCCGGCGGCGTTCCTGGATTTCCTGCATCAGCGCGCGGGTACGCTCGGCGACGCGCATCTCCAGCTCGTCACGGGCCTGCCGCAGGTCCAGCTCCGCCCGCTTGCGCCGGGTGATGTCCTGGCCGACACACAGGATTCCCGGCGGCACGCCGTCCGCCTCCGGCAGGCGGTTCAGGTTCCACAGGAACACCCGCTCGCTCATGCCGTCCTGCTCGCGCAAGGCCTGCTCGAAGTTGCGGATTTCGGTGCCCTCGCCGGCGATGGCGAGTTGGGCGGCGAAGGCGCCGGTCGGTCGCCCCCCCATCACCTCCGTCCAATGGCGGCCGATGGCGCCGCCGTCGCCGATGCCGAAGGCGCGTTCGGCCTCCCGGTTGGCCTCCTGCACGCGACCGTCCTCGCCCAGAACCAGGATGATGCTGGCCGCGGTCTGCACCAGGGACCGGAAACGCGCTTCTCCCGCCCGTGCCTCGCTCTGCCGCAGGGCGGCCTCCAGTTCGGCCACGCGGGCTTCGAGACGGCTGACGGTTGAAGCCGCTCCGGGAGAGGCTGCATCCATGAATGCGGCCCGGTCGGTCACGCCGCGGCGTTTTCCGGCTGCATGATGTCGCCCAGCTTCACCAGCAGGAACTCCAGATCCTCCGGCGCCAGATCCTCGTACTGGGTCAGGATGCGCTCGATCACGCGGCGGCGATGACGCTCGCGGTCGCCGGGTTCGCCGTCATAGGGCGTCTCCTTCAGCACGTCGATGGCGATTCGGCAGGCCGGCAGCAGGGCCGGCGGCAGCTTCGCCTTGTCGTACAGCGACTTCAGCCCCAGCCGGCCGGCATCGTGGATCAGCAGGCGGGCGTTGGTCAGCGGCACGTTGGCCATGCGCGACATCGCCATCTCGAAGAAGGCGATGTCGCCGGTGCACAGCGAACGGACCAGCAGCGAGGGCGTCAGGCGGCCGGTCCGGGCAAGCTGGCTCACCAGCCGGTCCAAGGCGCCCTCGTCGCTCTCCCCGGTGAACAGGGCAACGGTCGCCCGCTCGCGGCTCTGCAGGATCAACTCCGACGCGATCTTGGCCGGCAGTTCATGGTGGGCGACGAGATGCTGGCGCAGCCGTTCCGACACCACGGCGACCAGCCGTTCGGCGATGGTGATCGGAAGCCTGGAGCGGTGGACCAGCGGATCCTGCACCGCCTCGCTGGCCCCGAAGCGGTCGATGACGCGGCCCAGACTCTGCTCGCCCAACTCCGCCCCTTCGTTGGCGACCAGGGCAGCGACGGCGCGTTCGGACCCACTTTCGATCAGCGCGTCGGCGACCGCCGCCGGCACGGTCGGACGTTGGGCGATGGCGGTGCTCTTGGCCTCGGCCCCGGATCCCCCGGATCGCACGATCTCGACCAGATCGGCCGGCGTCAGCACGGTGGAGACGCTGAGGACCGGGATCGCCACCGCCTCCACGTCGCGGGCAAGGGTCAGCGCCACGTCGCGCGGCAGGGACGGGCTGGATTTCAGATTCTCGGCCAGGGTCTGGCGGACGCGCAGGACCGTGTCGTTGACCATCAGGCGGATGATGTCCTCCGCCAGCTTGTGCTCCGCCTGCGACAGCTCGGGGCTGTCGAACTGCTGGGCCAGCTTGGCGGCCAGATCGGTCCGGCTGGTGGGTGACGGGTCGGCCAGCAGCCGCACCACGTCCCCCTGGGTCAGATGACCCGAATTCATACCGTCACTCATGGGTCCGTGACCCTTCCTGCCCTGGTCCGTCTCCAAATCGGTCGCGAAGAGGCGATACCCGCGCGGATGTGGGCGGAGACTTGTCCACACGATCAAGGATCTTCCGAAACGGTTGAACCTTCCTTAACGCCGGCGGGTCATAGATCGTCGGACGGAGGGCGGCTTGCGGGCCACGGGCGGGGGATCAGAGCAGTTCGACGAAACTGGGCGGTTCCGGCAGGACAGCGCGGCGGCGCCGCGCACCGCGCAGCTGGATGGCGACCTCGGCGATCTGTTCCTCCACCGAGATAGGGCGCTGGGAGGCGACCTCCAGCCCGCGGTCCTCATAGACGTAGGCGTCGGGATGCGCGTCGGCCCAGCGCCGGATGGCGGCATCGCGTTCGCGCAGCAGTCCGACGATGGTCGGGCGGAACAGCCGCATCATCGCGGTGATCCAGCGGTTGGCCGGCCAGGACGGGCGGGCATGGTCGATCTCGAAGGCGTCGAGCATGGCGATCACGTCGTCGGCCCCGTACCAGGTTTCCCCCGTCACCCAGCGGTTGGTGGTGAACAGGCGCACCGGCTGGCCGGCGACGTCCATGGCGATGCCGATCAGGTGCGACAGCGCGTCGTTGTCGTTCTCCGGCGGCTGGAAATCGGGCAACGGCGCCGGCCGCAGGCCGGACGGCATGCCGTGGGGCCGCAGGAAGGTGTGGAAATGCCCATGCTCCCCATTCGGCCGCTCGCCTTCGGGGTGGCAGTGGTAATAATACTGCGCGTGGAACTCGGCATCGTAGACGTCGCCCGGCGGATAGTGCTTCCACTCGAAGAGCGTGCCGTGGCCGCGTAGAAGCTCGCCCACCACCGTGTCCCCGGTCTTGGCCAGCACGCGCTGGCACAGGCGTACCTCGCGCCCCGCCTCGGCCATCGCCTCCAACTCTTCCCGGGACACCTCCGACCAATCCGTCATCGCCCGATCCTGCGCTGCGCGAACACCCCTATTACGTACGCGGATATGCGGGCGTGGCAAGGTCTTTTCGGACTTCGCACCTGCGGTCGCCGTCGGGCCTGCGCTTGGCCGGTCAGCCGCCGGACGGAAGGAAACGCTGCGCCAGGGACCAGCTCACCAGATCGCCGGTGACTCGGCCCAGCGCCTCGTCGAAGGCGGCGACGATGTCGGTGAAGGACCGGCCGCGCACGGGGGCCGACGCCTCGAAGGATTCTCCCGCCTCGATGGTCCGGCGCGGCATGGCGACCAGTTTCGCCGACAGGCGCACATGCACCCGGTCCGGCATGGCGGCCCCCGGCGTCGTGTATTCCGCCTGGAAGTCGCGCAGCTCCGACTTCAGCACATAGTCGGACCGCAGGCCCACCGTGTCGCGCCCGACCGAGACGATCCGCCCGCTGTCCTCGAAGGTCTGGACGATCAGCCCCTGCACCATGTTGGGGGCGCGGTCGGCCCAGGACACATCGGCGAAATAGTCGAGCGAGGTCGGCGTGCGGGCCAGCGCGATGCGCGGCGTGTCGATCCCGGCGGCGGCGGCCGGCGTCTCCACCAGCAGCTGCCAGTCGGCCTTGGGACCGGCGGCGATGCTGGCGCGCGGGGTCAGGGTGTAGAGTTGCGGCGCCGTCGGATTCAGCGTGGAACAGGCGGCAAGCCCCAGCAGCAGGATGGCCCCCGCCACCGCGCACAGCATCGACGACACCCCCCCTTCGCCCGTCCTCTTCCGCAAGATGGCCGTCCCCGTCATTTCCCACGCACCTCCACACCCTGCCGCGTCCCGCCGAAGAGGAAGTTCGACGGGTCGTTCTCGATCCGCGTGATCACCCGCGACAGCTGCCCGGACAGGTCGCGCAGCTGGGAGATCAGCAGAGTCAGATCATACAGTCCGGTGGCGGTAAAGTCCCGCACCGGCTCGCGATTGTCGGCCATCAGACCGTTCAGCGTGTCGGAGGTGCGCTTCAGCGACCGCATCAGCTCGCGCGTTTCCCCCGTCAGCTGTCTGGCGCTGCCGTCCACCGTCGCCAGCGTTTCCCGCGCCTGCGCCAGCGTGCGGTCCAGCTGCGGCCCGACCGTCTCGAAGCCGTTCAGCGTACGGCGCGCCTGGGTCATCGTCTCCTCCAGACCGGCGCCGGCGCGGGCGAGTTCGCCGCTGAGGATGCGGGCGTTGTCCAGGATCTCGCCGATGGCCTTCTGGTTCTCGCCGTTCAGCAGTTCGCCCAGCCTGGTGATGACCTCCAGCGAGCGGTTGACCAGTTGCGGCGCGCTGTCCACCACCGCGGTCAGCGAGCTCGGCCTCGACGGGATGGTCAGCACACCGTCGGCATCGGTTGCGGTCAGATGCTTGCCCCCCACCGTCCCGCCGGAGATCTGGACATAGGCGCCGCCGGTGATGCCCTGCACCTCCAGCGAGGCGATGGAATCGGCCATCACCGGCGTGCCGTTCTGCACCAGGACGGTCACCCGCACCCGCGTGACGTTGTCGGGGTCGAGCCGGATGTCCGACACCGTGCCCACCGGCACGCCGCGGTAGCGTACCGGGCTTCCCTGCTGCAGCCCGGTGACGGAGCCGGTGAAGTAGATCCGGTAGGTCTCGCGCGTCTCGTCGAGCTGGACCTTGGCGATCCAGGCGGTGAAGACCAGCAGGCCGGCGACCAGCGCCAGCACGAAGCTGCCGACAAGGATGTAGCTGGCGCGGGTTTCCATGGCTTGCCCCTACCCTTTCGCAAGCTGTCGAGCTTGGTTGCGTTCTTTGGCGTCCAGCGCCGCGCGGCCGCGCGGCCCGTGGAAGTAATCGCGGATCCAGGGATGCGGATCGGCCAGATGCTGGGCCAGGGTTCCCACCCGGATCCTGCGGTCCACCAGCACCGCGATGCGGTCGCAGATGGAGGTCAGGCTGTCCAGATCGTGGGTGACCATGAAGACGGTCAGTCCCAGGCTGCGCTGCAGCCCCTGGATCAGCGTGTCGAAGGCGGCGGCGCCGATGGGGTCGAGGCCGGCGGTCGGTTCGTCGAGGAACAGGATGTCGGGGTCGAGCGCCAGCGCGCGGGCCAGACCGGCGCGCTTGATCATCCCACCCGACAGCTGGGCCGGATGCTTGGTTCCGGCATCGGGCGGCAGGCCGGCCATGGCGATCTTCACCCGCGCCACCTCGGCGATCAGCGCCGGCGGCAGATCGGTGTGCTCCTTCAGCGGCAGCATCACATTCTCCGCCACCGTCATGGAGCTGAACAGCGCACCATTCTGGAACAGGACGCCGGTGCGGGCCTGCAGCGCGGTGCGCTCCGCCCGGTCGAGTTCGGCGGTGTCGTGGCCCAGCAGCTCGATCCGCCCGGCGGACGGTGCGATCAGGCCAAGAATTTCCTTCAGCAGCACAGACTTGCCGGTGCCGGAGCCGCCGACGACGCCCAGCACCTCCCCCCGCTCCACGTCGAGGTCGAGCCCGTCATGGACGGTCTGCGGGCCGAAGCGGGTGACCAGCCCCCGCACCCGGATCACGGCAGGCGCGTCCATCACACCCCCAGCATGGAGAAGACGACGGAGAACACCGCGTCGATGACGATCACCAGGAAGATGCCCTCCACCACCGCCTTGGTGGTCATGATGCCGACGCTCTCGGCGCTGCCGGAAACCTTCAGCCCCTCGTAGCAGCCGACCATGGCGATCACCAGCGCGAAGACCGGCGCCTTGATCAGCCCGGCGAGCACCGTGTTGATGCCGACAGCGCTGTGAAGCTGGCGGATGAACTGCCCGAAGGTGATGTCCAGCGTGGCGTAGGCCATCACCGCTCCGCCGAACAGCCCCATGACGTCGGCATAGAAGGCCAGCAGCGGCAGCGAGATCATCAGGGCCAGCGCCCGCGGCACCACCAGCAGTTCCACCGGGTCGAGGCCCATGGTGCCGATGGCGTCGACCTCCTGGTTGACCTTCATGGTGCCGATCTGGGCGGTGAAGGCGGAGCCGGAGCGGCCGGCGACGATGATCGCCGTCATCAGGATGCCGATCTCGCGCAGGACGGAGATGCCCAGCAGGTTGACGACATACAGCTCCGCCCCGAAGCGCTTCAGCTGGTCCGCCCCCTGGAAGGCCAGCACCACGCCGATCAGGAAGGACAGCAATCCCAGGATCGGCAGGGCATTCAACCCGGTCTGCTCGATGTGGAACAGGACGGAGGTCAGGCGCAGGCGCGACGGGCGCAGGATCAGCCGGCCGAAGGTGACGGTGACGAGGCCGAGGAAGCCGACGAGGTCCCGCAGCTCCTTGCCGGCGTTGACCGTCGTCTGCCCGGTGCGGATGACCATGTCCATGATGGGGTGATGGTCGCGCTCGATGGAATGGGGCGGCGCCTTGCCGGCACCGCGCACCGCGCCGAACAGGGCGGCATGCTCCGGCTTCAGGCCGACGATCTCCACCGCATGCCCTTCCGCCGAGAGACGGTCGGCCAGGCGGTTCAGCAGATAGGCGCCGACGGTGTCGAGAGCCTCCACCCGCGAGAGATCGAGCCGCACGGCGGCACCGGCCTGCGGCTTCCGCACCCGGTCCAGCGCGTCCGACGCCGCCCCGGCCGCATGAAGCGTCCAGCGTCCGGCGGCACCGATCCGCCACCCGCCGTCCTGCGGCCCGGCATCGATCCGGGCCGTCTCCGCCGCCGTTCCGTCCTTTGCCAAGGTTTCAGCCACAGGTTCCGCCGCACGCATCCGCACTTCGCCCGGTGCGTCTGGCCGACCGGTTCTTGTGGAACGTGGCCGAGCACCGCCGGATGGTCAACCCCATGCGGCATCTCCGCGCGACACGGCGGCCATGTCCGGCGCACACCATCGCGTCCGATCGCGCCTTTTCGCGCAGGCGGGCAGCCGCTAAAGTGCCGGGCTGCGGCCCCGGCTTTTCAAGCCGGCACCGGACCCTCTACGGACACGATCCTCTATGAACCTGAAAGACCACATCCGCGGCATCACGGATTTCCCGAAGCCCGGCATCCTGTTCTACGACGTATCGCCGCTGCTGGCGAACGGCGCCGCCTGGAAGGCCGCCATCGACGAACTGGCCGACGCCGTT is a window encoding:
- a CDS encoding CocE/NonD family hydrolase, which translates into the protein MTHLAPVILQSHDLLPVRPPETVSMRTRDGVRLDADLYRPDAAGTWPVLLLRVACGRRTALTSHYAHPRWYAARGYVVVVQDARGCGTSDGRFRPFEAEREDGADAVAWAASLPGSSGVVAMYGCGYAGMAQWLALAERPSALRAVAPAFAGWDVFSDWAYEGGAFRLADAMGWALRAAAEAARRVEDGTGHRILSDAARSLPIDDEIPSRPQALRDYARYSHYDDWLTNPLPGPAWNALSPKSMLADMPADVAVLQLGGWYDPRLSGTLDAHDLIAADRLVARGRAPVRLVVGPWGADGPAAAPGEAPTLDTLQLAWFDRVLKGHGADRSGPVRLHDMETGRWHDLPALPAAEAVLHLASDGLANRQGGRLGLEMPDFEALDVVVHDPRTPVPTVGGHAVPSAAGRVDRAAVDRRPDVATYTSPPLEEPSTLAGRVALDLWVEADAPSFDVSAVLSVVRPDGQVLPLTQGHARVEPGDPTRPLTIAMRAVCATLAPGSALRLSLAGSCFPAYPVNPGTGAEPGETRRVDALPITLLIHSGPDRPSRLRLPA
- the ade gene encoding adenine deaminase; amino-acid sequence: MAISRDDLKTRIGQALGEAKADLVIKNTRFLNVVTGEIAEGDIAVCGEVIVGTYESYDGVEEIDGRGLTVVPGFIDTHLHCESTCVTPQEFDRCVLPRGTTTAICDPHEICNVLGEQGLRYFLDSAGGTVLDLFVQLSSCVPATELETSGARLEAPDLIRHMDHPRVLGLAEFMNFPGVFHKVDGVLDKLAAFDGRHIDGHAPLVSGKELNAYLSCGIRNCHETTSAAEAMEKLRKGMQVLIRDGSVSKDVHALAEVIGPETSPFLGFCTDDRNPLDIAEEGHMDHLIRSAIRLGAPVAHVYRAATWSAARGFRLYDRGLVAPGHRADLVLLDDLEECAVNRVIRNGRLVGPHSFGGRPAVTPVGLDSVKLEPVAEEDFAVPAGGSVQSVIGLEPGKILTEHRRIEVPAVGGRMVADPSRDLLKICVLARHGSNRNIGRGFVQGFGFPEGALASSVGHDSHNICVVGASDADMRIAVNRLIELQGGFVAVREGKVVGELALPLAGLMSLEPFETVEAKLRSLRAAVRAMGCPLAEPFLQLAFLPLPVIPHLKITDRGMVDVDRFELIAA
- a CDS encoding GNAT family N-acetyltransferase; this translates as MTANNAGSGNRFTDGDVPAVGLPTSAPPAVAVVQGISGIDRLDWDACAAGHGPFLSHACLKATEDSGLAGPAAGWYPVHLMVREASGRVVGTAPLYLRDRSTDEHWPDQVWVDGYQAAGGRYFPKLVSAVPYAPVAGPRLLLRQGAPPGTADALIGAMRTLAHRDGLSSIHVSFPDETDRCRFEAAGWLTRHAVDYEWRNAGYRNFGDFAASLTKHRRDTLLWERRKVLASGVRFRDVPGSRVGESDVVLFLGLFDDLHARRGTSQPLTADFVHRLCAALGDAVTLTFAEAGGVAVGTLLTVEGDGRLYVRNWGARKEARLVHFETCYCRTVERAIALGLDAVDGGRGGPHKLARGFRPKLTHACHWFRHTNMHRTVAEGLALHNARILAALALEQARSPFRQPAGGIGDDARLHRKAVQATLPA
- a CDS encoding PAS domain-containing sensor histidine kinase; this translates as MTDRAAFMDAASPGAASTVSRLEARVAELEAALRQSEARAGEARFRSLVQTAASIILVLGEDGRVQEANREAERAFGIGDGGAIGRHWTEVMGGRPTGAFAAQLAIAGEGTEIRNFEQALREQDGMSERVFLWNLNRLPEADGVPPGILCVGQDITRRKRAELDLRQARDELEMRVAERTRALMQEIQERRRAEQALIQAKEQAELANRAKSEFLANMSHELRTPLNAIIGFSSMMESEIVGPLGHPKYLDYAKVIGKSGQHLLAVISDILDVAKIEAGKLEMHPQPMDVRDAVESSLLLIAERAEESGLVLTQDIAPDTPHLLGDPVRVKQILLNLLSNAVKFTPAGGRIALRVRPDAGRILIEIADTGIGMNAEGIAVALQPFGQVDSQLSRRSGGTGLGLPLVRSFVDLLNGTLDIRSREGEGTTVSVRLPVAPRYDGE
- a CDS encoding DUF2336 domain-containing protein; protein product: MSDGMNSGHLTQGDVVRLLADPSPTSRTDLAAKLAQQFDSPELSQAEHKLAEDIIRLMVNDTVLRVRQTLAENLKSSPSLPRDVALTLARDVEAVAIPVLSVSTVLTPADLVEIVRSGGSGAEAKSTAIAQRPTVPAAVADALIESGSERAVAALVANEGAELGEQSLGRVIDRFGASEAVQDPLVHRSRLPITIAERLVAVVSERLRQHLVAHHELPAKIASELILQSRERATVALFTGESDEGALDRLVSQLARTGRLTPSLLVRSLCTGDIAFFEMAMSRMANVPLTNARLLIHDAGRLGLKSLYDKAKLPPALLPACRIAIDVLKETPYDGEPGDRERHRRRVIERILTQYEDLAPEDLEFLLVKLGDIMQPENAAA
- a CDS encoding DUF6969 family protein; protein product: MTDWSEVSREELEAMAEAGREVRLCQRVLAKTGDTVVGELLRGHGTLFEWKHYPPGDVYDAEFHAQYYYHCHPEGERPNGEHGHFHTFLRPHGMPSGLRPAPLPDFQPPENDNDALSHLIGIAMDVAGQPVRLFTTNRWVTGETWYGADDVIAMLDAFEIDHARPSWPANRWITAMMRLFRPTIVGLLRERDAAIRRWADAHPDAYVYEDRGLEVASQRPISVEEQIAEVAIQLRGARRRRAVLPEPPSFVELL
- a CDS encoding ABC-type transport auxiliary lipoprotein family protein, whose translation is MRKRTGEGGVSSMLCAVAGAILLLGLAACSTLNPTAPQLYTLTPRASIAAGPKADWQLLVETPAAAAGIDTPRIALARTPTSLDYFADVSWADRAPNMVQGLIVQTFEDSGRIVSVGRDTVGLRSDYVLKSELRDFQAEYTTPGAAMPDRVHVRLSAKLVAMPRRTIEAGESFEASAPVRGRSFTDIVAAFDEALGRVTGDLVSWSLAQRFLPSGG
- a CDS encoding MlaD family protein, encoding METRASYILVGSFVLALVAGLLVFTAWIAKVQLDETRETYRIYFTGSVTGLQQGSPVRYRGVPVGTVSDIRLDPDNVTRVRVTVLVQNGTPVMADSIASLEVQGITGGAYVQISGGTVGGKHLTATDADGVLTIPSRPSSLTAVVDSAPQLVNRSLEVITRLGELLNGENQKAIGEILDNARILSGELARAGAGLEETMTQARRTLNGFETVGPQLDRTLAQARETLATVDGSARQLTGETRELMRSLKRTSDTLNGLMADNREPVRDFTATGLYDLTLLISQLRDLSGQLSRVITRIENDPSNFLFGGTRQGVEVRGK
- a CDS encoding ABC transporter ATP-binding protein produces the protein MDAPAVIRVRGLVTRFGPQTVHDGLDLDVERGEVLGVVGGSGTGKSVLLKEILGLIAPSAGRIELLGHDTAELDRAERTALQARTGVLFQNGALFSSMTVAENVMLPLKEHTDLPPALIAEVARVKIAMAGLPPDAGTKHPAQLSGGMIKRAGLARALALDPDILFLDEPTAGLDPIGAAAFDTLIQGLQRSLGLTVFMVTHDLDSLTSICDRIAVLVDRRIRVGTLAQHLADPHPWIRDYFHGPRGRAALDAKERNQARQLAKG